The Anaeromyxobacter sp. Fw109-5 genomic interval GAAGCGGGCCTCGGCGGTGCCGCCGGTGCCCGGACGGACCACCACGAACACCCGCCCGACGTCGGGGTAGCGGTCGAGCAGCATCGAGAGCGCGACCTTCCCGACGAAGCCGGTCGTGCCCGTGAGGAGGAGCTTGCGCCCCGCGAGCGCGCGGCCGACCTCGAGGGGAGGGGCGCCCGGCGAGGCGCGCCCGGGGGCGGGCGCGGGCGCGTGGCGGGCGGGGCTGTCGCGGCGCTCGGTCATCCGAGGTTCTGCGTCATGACGATGGGCGGGTGGTGGAGCAGCGCGATCTGCGCGCTGCGGCCGTGGATGGCGCGGGCCATGTCGATCGCCTCGGAGAGCGACTCCGCGTGATCCCAGCCCATCATCCGCGGGACGTGCGCGTTGTCCGCGCCGGCGGCGATCACCTTGCCGACGTGCTGGCGGCCGTTCTCGCCCCAGTACCACATGAAGAACGGGTGCGCGCCGTGGTACGCGTGGCCGGTCCGGTACATGTGCACGTACGTCGGGTTCTCGGCGAGCTCGCGCTCGTAGCGGGCCTCGAGCACCTGCGCGTCACGGGTCTCCGGCAGCAGCCGATGGAAGAACTCGATGTAGCTCGGGTGGTGCTCGGGATCGAACACGTCGGAGCACGGGTGCGTCACGATGAGCGTGCCGCCCTTCTTCACGAGCGGCTTGCCCCGGTAGAAGTTGAAGAAGTACCCGCAGGCCATCACCTGGACGAGCAGCGGGTTCAGGATGGAGTTCACGTTGTACGGCGAGACGTACGGGATCCCGTAGATGAGCACGTCGGCCTGGAAGTCCACGTCGACCGCGTACTGGGCCCAGCTCTTCTCGAGGATCTTCGCGTGCGTGGGCTCGGTCCTCCCCGCGTGCACCGCGATGACGTCGTACGGCGCCGGCACCGCCTGGAAGAGCTTGCGCTTCGCGACGGGCGGCAGCCGCTTGAGGGCCGCGCGCATCCCCGCGAGCTTGAGCCGATCGAGCTCGGTGTAGTCCTCCTCCCGCTTCATGAGGAACTCGAGCGGCCCGTCGAACATCCGGTTGTTGATGGTCGTCTCGATGTGGAAGACGTTCAGGTTCGCGTCGACGTAGCGGCCGATCCGGTCCACCGAGCGGTGCATCTCCGACCGCTCGGGATCCATGTACGAGTGGCTCTTGCGGATGTGGTGCGGCGTGTGGTGCGCCTTCACCCCCTCGTAGTTCGTGAGCCCGGTCGAGACCGACTTGTGGCCGCCGTCCATGGGGACGAGGTTCAGGTTCACGTAGATGAGGAGATCGGACTCCGCGGCGCGGCGGTTCACGATGACCTTCTCGCCGTGGGCGGTGGTGCCGAGGACCACGCAGCCCTCCGGGTCCTCCGCGTCGTGGTTGTAGTAGCGGTCGGGGTAGTAGGCGTCGAAGATGCGATCGCCCACCATGCGCCGCATCTCGTCCTCCGTCATGCGGCGGTGGAGCGCGATGGCGATGACGAGGTGCACGTCGTCGACGCCCGACTCCTCGAGCAGGGGCAGGATGACCTCGAGCACCTGCTGGCGCACGTCCGGCGTCCGCATGGGGGGCAGCGGCAGCGAGATGTCGTCGATGGCGACGGTGACGCGCATGCCGGGCTTCAGGAGGGCGTGGAGCGGGTCGCAGCCCTCCGGACGGTTGATGGCGCTGCGGATCGCCGCCTTCACGTTGGGCAGCCCCTCGAGCGGAGGCTTGGGATAGATGACGCGCGTGCCGACGGGGAGGTCCTCGAGCAGCAGGTCCTCCCCCGAGAAGAGCACCCGCGGCGGCGAGTCCGCGTCGATGGTGACGATCTGCTCGGTGGTCTCGTAGAAGCGCGCGAGGCTCTTCGGGTCACGCATGCTCACGTCTCCGTGGTCCTGAGGACGGGCCACTCGTACGCCCGGGCCACGCGGGCGAGCCGCGCGTCCGGGTTCACCGCGGCCGGATGGCCCACCACCGCGAGCATGGGGTAGTCGGAGAACGAGTCCGAGTAGGCGAAGCTCTTCTCGAGCGCGAGCCCCTCGCGCACGCAGTAGTCGCGGATCGCCAGCGCCTTGTGCGCCCCCTCGATGATGGGGGGGATCACCCGGCCCGTCGCGACGCCCTGCACGAAGCGCATGCGGTTCGCGATGAGGTCGTCGGCGCCGAGGTGCTCGGCCAGCCGCCGCACCGTGAAGTCGAGCGCGCCAGTCACCAGCACGACGCGGCACCCGGCGCGGCGGGTCTCGTCGACGAGGCGCGGCGTGCCCGGGTAGATGGCCGGCCTCAGCACGTCCTCGAAGAGCTCCTCCGCGAGGGTCTCGAGGCGGTCCTCGCTCTGTCCGGTGTAGTACCGGTAGAAGAGCTCGTTGAAGACCTTCCGGTTGACCTTGTCCGCGGCGGCGAAGAGCGGGACCGACAGCACCGTGCGCGCGGTCTGAAAGGCCGTGCCGAGGATCGACCCCTGGTTCATCGCGTAGAACGCGAACGCGTGCACGATGTTCGTGCGCACGAGCGTTCCGTCCACGTCGAAGAACGCGGCCCGCCCCGGTTCCGCCATAGGTCCCGCCTCTGTAGACCGCCACGGTGCGCCTTGGCAAGGCCGACGAGGGGTGGACCGATCGTTCCCCCGCGTCGCGGGTCTCCCCTCAGAGCCAGCCGCGCGCGCGATACCAGGCGACGGCGCGCGCGATCGACTCGGCGAGCGGCGTGGGCGCCTCGAAGCCGAGCCGCTCGCGCGCCTTGCCGGGATCGCACACCCACCCCGGCGCGAGCACCTGCGCCGCGAGCTTGCGGTTGAGCGGGAGGCGGCGCCCCGTGAGGTGGGTGACGAGCTCCGCGACGGCGGCGGCGCCACGGACGGCGAGCGGCGGCAAGTGCACCGCCCGGACCCGCGCGCCGAGCGCGCGGGCGGCCTCCAGCTGGATCGAGAGCGCGTCGGTGGTCTCCGGCGAGGCGAGGAAGAAGGCCTGGCCCACCGCCTCGGGTCGCTGCGCGAGCGCGACGAGCCCGCGCGCGCAGTCGTCCACGTCGATCCAGGAGAGCGGGCGTGGAGCGCCGCGGAACCCGATCGCCACGCCGGCGCGCGCGAGCCGGAAGAAGAACAGGTTCTCGCGGTCGCCCGGGCCCATGATGCGCGGCGGTCGCGCGACGCTCACGGGGAGTCGATCGGCGAACGAGAAGGCGATCCGCTCCGCCTCCGCCTTCGACGCGCCGTACGGCTCGATCGGCTCGAGCGGCTCGTCCTCCCGGCGCGGCGTCCGCGACGGGCCGGCCGCGGCGATCGAGCCAGCGAGCACGAACCGGCCGAGGCCGGGGGCCTCGGCGAGGCAAGCGTCGAGGGCGAGGCGGGTCGAGCCGGCATTCACTCGCAGGAACTCGGCCGGGTCGGTCGCGCGCCGGACGCCCGCCAGGTGGAACACGACCGCGCAACCTCGCACCGCCGCGCGGAGCGAGGCGGCGCTGGTCACGTCGCCGGAGACCACGTCGACGTGGGGCAGCGCCTCGAGCGCGGGCGCGGGGCCGCGGACCAGCGCCCGCACGCGGTCGCCGCGCGCGGACAGGTGGCGCACCAGCGCGGTCCCGAGGAACCCTGCCGCTCCGGTGACGAGGGCGCGCATGGCGGCGGACGGAAGCATGCAGGCAGGCCTCCGTCAACCCCTCCCACCGCAGGGCGCCCCCGGCGCGTGCGACCGTGCGGTGGGATCCCTTGTCCCTCTCGCATGGGAGTCCTTACCGTTTTTTACGAGGACGGGCCGGGTAGGCCCGTAGGGACGGGCCGGACGGCCCGGGGACCGAAGGGGGGAACGGGATGCGGATGGCGAAGGCACTGATGGTGGCGGCGACGCTGCTCGGCTTCGGCGCGGCGAGCGCGGACGAGGTCGTGGCCGTCGAGCGGGAGCACCGCAGCACCGCGGGCATCATCCTGAAGGACACGGTGGCCGGCGGGCTCGTCGGCTCGGCCGTCGCGGGCGGCGTGATCCTCTACAACATGGGGATCGACGGGAACGACGACTACAACTGGGAGCGGACGCTGGCGTGGGGCGCGGTCGCCGGCCTCGGCGCGGGCCTCCTGTTCGGCGTGATCGACGCCGCCTCGGGGCCGGACCACTACGCGGCCGCGCGCGCGCCGGTGCGCGACGGCTACTCGCTCACGATGAACCGGAAGGATCAGAGCAACAAGACGATGATGCCGCTCCTGTCGCGCCGGTTCTAGCGGCGGCGCGGGCGGCGGAAAGGGCGGGGTCGGCCAGGTGCCGGCTCCGCCCTTTTGCTATCTTCCCCCTCGATGACCGCGCTGCGCTCCGTCTGCCCCTTCGACTGTCCCGACGCCTGCGGCCTGCTCGTGGAGGTCGAGGATGGCCGGGCGGTGAAGGTGCGCGGGGACCCCGAGCACCCGTACAGCCAGGGCACCCTCTGCCCGAAGATGAACGCCTACGAGCGGAGCGTGGGATCGCCCGACCGGCTGCTCCACCCGCTCGTGCGGACCGGCGCGAAGGGGGCGGGCGCGTGGCGGCGCGCGAGCTGGGAGGAGGCGATCGCGCTCGTCGCCGACCGCTGGAGGCGGATCGTCCGCGAGGACGGGGCCGAGGCGATCCTGCCGTACTCGTACGCGGGGACGATGGGCGTGGTGCAGCGCAACGCGGGCCACGCCTTCTTCCACCGGCTCGGCGCGTCGCGGCTGGACCGGACGATCTGCTCACCGGCGAAGGGCGCGGGGTGGAGCCAGGTGATGGGGGCCACGCCGGGGCCGGATCCCGACGAGGCGCTCGACTCCGATCTCGTCGTCCTGTGGGGCATCCACGCCGTCGCGACCAACCTGCACTTCGTCCAGCGCGTGAAGGAGGCGCGGCGGCGAGGAGCGAAGGTGCTGCTCCTCGAGGTCTGGCCCAACGAGACGGCCGCGGTCGCGGACCGGACGATCCTGGTCCGGCCGGGGAGCGATGGCGCGCTCGCGCTCGGGCTCGTGCACGTGCTCGCGCGCGACGGGCTCGCCGACGAGGCGTTCCTCGCGGCCGAGACGATCGGGTGGCCGGAGCTGCGGGCGCGGGCGCTCGC includes:
- a CDS encoding lactate racemase domain-containing protein; the protein is MRDPKSLARFYETTEQIVTIDADSPPRVLFSGEDLLLEDLPVGTRVIYPKPPLEGLPNVKAAIRSAINRPEGCDPLHALLKPGMRVTVAIDDISLPLPPMRTPDVRQQVLEVILPLLEESGVDDVHLVIAIALHRRMTEDEMRRMVGDRIFDAYYPDRYYNHDAEDPEGCVVLGTTAHGEKVIVNRRAAESDLLIYVNLNLVPMDGGHKSVSTGLTNYEGVKAHHTPHHIRKSHSYMDPERSEMHRSVDRIGRYVDANLNVFHIETTINNRMFDGPLEFLMKREEDYTELDRLKLAGMRAALKRLPPVAKRKLFQAVPAPYDVIAVHAGRTEPTHAKILEKSWAQYAVDVDFQADVLIYGIPYVSPYNVNSILNPLLVQVMACGYFFNFYRGKPLVKKGGTLIVTHPCSDVFDPEHHPSYIEFFHRLLPETRDAQVLEARYERELAENPTYVHMYRTGHAYHGAHPFFMWYWGENGRQHVGKVIAAGADNAHVPRMMGWDHAESLSEAIDMARAIHGRSAQIALLHHPPIVMTQNLG
- a CDS encoding HAD family phosphatase; this translates as MAEPGRAAFFDVDGTLVRTNIVHAFAFYAMNQGSILGTAFQTARTVLSVPLFAAADKVNRKVFNELFYRYYTGQSEDRLETLAEELFEDVLRPAIYPGTPRLVDETRRAGCRVVLVTGALDFTVRRLAEHLGADDLIANRMRFVQGVATGRVIPPIIEGAHKALAIRDYCVREGLALEKSFAYSDSFSDYPMLAVVGHPAAVNPDARLARVARAYEWPVLRTTET
- a CDS encoding NAD(P)-dependent oxidoreductase, which encodes MRALVTGAAGFLGTALVRHLSARGDRVRALVRGPAPALEALPHVDVVSGDVTSAASLRAAVRGCAVVFHLAGVRRATDPAEFLRVNAGSTRLALDACLAEAPGLGRFVLAGSIAAAGPSRTPRREDEPLEPIEPYGASKAEAERIAFSFADRLPVSVARPPRIMGPGDRENLFFFRLARAGVAIGFRGAPRPLSWIDVDDCARGLVALAQRPEAVGQAFFLASPETTDALSIQLEAARALGARVRAVHLPPLAVRGAAAVAELVTHLTGRRLPLNRKLAAQVLAPGWVCDPGKARERLGFEAPTPLAESIARAVAWYRARGWL